In Streptomyces rapamycinicus NRRL 5491, the genomic stretch AGCGCACTTTCACATGCTCTGTCTAACGCACATCCGCGGGTCGCACACCTGGTGGCGGCCGGGGTGGGGGCATCCGCGGTCAGAAATTGATCATGTGTCCGGCGAGCCCGTGGACGGCCTCCTTCACCGCCTCGCTGAGGGTCGGATGGGCGTGGACGTTGCGGGCCACCTCGTGCACGGTGAGATCCCACTGCTGGGCGAGGGTGAGCTCGGGCAGCAGCTCGGTGACCTCGGGGCCGATGAGATGGCCGCCCAGCAGCTCGCCGTGGCGGCCGTCGCCGATGAGCTTCACGAAGCCGACGGGGTCGCCGAGCCCCTGGGCCTTCCCATTGGCGGTGAACGGGAACTTCGCCACCCGGACGTCGAAGCCGCGCTCCCGCGCCTGGGCCTCGGTCCAGCCGAAGCTGGCGATCTGCGGCTGGCAGAAGGTGGCGCGCGGGATCATCACATAGTCCAGCTCCATGGACTCCGCCCCGGCGATGGTCTCCGCCGCGACGATGCCCATGGCCTCGGCGGCGTGCGCCAGCATCAGCTTGGCGGTGACGTCGCCGATGGCGAAGATGTGCGGCACATTGGTGCGGCACCGGCCGTCGATGCCGATGGCGCCCCGCTCGGTCAGCCGGACGCCGGTGTGTTCCAGCCCGTATCCGTCCACCCGCGGCCGGAACCCGATGGCCTGGAGCACCCGGGCGGCCTGGAGGGTCTGCCGCTGGCCGCCCGTGGTGACCATGACCTTGACCGCGGGACCCGTGTCGTTGATCGCCTCCACCCGGGTGGAGGTCAGGATGTTCATGCCGAGCCTGCGGAAGCGCCGGGTGAGCTCGGCGGAGACCTCCTCGTCCTCCAGGGGCACGATCCGGTCCATGAACTCCACCAGCGTCACCTGCACCCCGTAGCTGTGCATGATGTACGCGAACTCCACGCCGATGGCTCCCGCGCCCGCGATCAGTACGCTGCCGGGCAGGGCGGGCGAGAGGATCTGCTCCTCGTAGGTCACCACCCGCTCGCTGAGGGAGGTGCCGGGCAGCAGATTGGTGATCGAGCCCGCGGCGATGACGCAGTGGTCGAAGGTGAGCGTCTCCGTGCCGCCGCCGGAGCGGGTGACCAGCATGTCGTGGGGTCCGGTGAAGGCGCCCCGGCCCTCGAACTGGGTGATCTTGTTCTTCTTCATCAGATAGTGGACGCCCTTGACCCGTCCGTCGGCCACCTTGCGGCTGCGCTCGAACGCGTCGCGGTAGTCCACGGTGACATCGCCGTTCACCCGGATGCCGAAGTCCTTGGCCTCGTGGATGAACAGATGGGCCAGCTCGGCGTTGCGCAGCAGGGCCTTGGACGGGATGCAGCCCACGTTCAGGCAGACGCCGCCCCAGTAGCGTTCCTCGACCACGGCCGTGGTCAGGCCCAGCTGGGCGGCGCGGATCGCCGCGACATAGCCACCCGGTCCGGCTCCCAGGACCACCACGTCGAAATGTGCGCTCATGCGTCGCACCTTAGACATTAGAGTCGGGGTATGGCTTCAGACGAGGGGTCCGTACGGGTGGACAGCTGGATCTGGTCCGTGCGGCTGACGAAGACGCGCTCCATGGCGTCCTCGGCCTGCCGCGCGGGGCACGTCCGGGTCAACGGCGAGCGCGTCAAGCCCGCGCACACGGTGCGGTCCGGAGACGAGGTGCGGCTGCGTCATGCGGGGCGCGACCGGATCGTGGTCGTCTCGCGCATCGTGCGCAAGCGGGTCGGGGCGCCGGTGGCGGTGGAGTGCTACGTCGACAACAGCCCGCCGCCGCCTCCGCGCGAGCACACCGTGCCGATCGGGCTGCGCGACCGCGGGACGGGCCGCCCGACCAAGCGCGACCGGCGCGATATGGAGCGGCTGCGCGGTACGCCCGGGGGCCTGGGCTGAGGCAGGGTCAGTCCGCGGTGAGCCCGGTCAGTCCGCGGTGATACGCACGGGGCCGCCGTGTGCGTCGGCCCCGGCGATCCAGTCGGCGGGCAGGTGGAACGGCCGGTTGGGCGCCGCCGTGTGAGGAAGGCGCCCGCGGTGCAGCGTCCGGCCGTCCTGGCTGACGGTGAGTACCGGCCGGGTCAGGAACCGCTCGGTGCGCAGGGTGAACCGGCCGTGCGGCGGACGGGGCCCGTCCGGGGTGAGCCGGTTGGGTGAGATCCACAGCAGCGGCGCCTCGACCCGCACCGGCAGCGGCCCCGGGGTCCATGGCACGCCCGTGAGATGGCGCAGTACGGGCGCGGCGGCGAACCGGCCGTCGAGGGCGGCGATATCGGCGGTCTCGACCGGGTGCAGCAGATTGCCCACGGCGAAGACCCCGGGCTCACCGGTGCGGAACTCGGCGTCGGTGGCCGGGCCCCGGGTGCCGGGGTCGAGGGCGATCCCGGCGCTTCTGGCGAGTTCGTGGTCGGGGATCCAGTCGCCGGTGAACACCACTGTGTCGCAGCCGATGGCCGCGGTCCTGCCGTCCCGGTGCCGCAGCCGTACGCTCTCCAGCCGCACCCGGCCGGTCAGTTCGGCCACGGTGGCGCCGGTGACCAGCGGAACGCCGTGGCGCAGCCGGGTGCCGAGGTGGCGCGCCGGGTGGGTCTGGTGGCGGGGCTGGTCGGTGACCATGGCGGCGACCTCGGCCCCGGCCCGGCGCAGGGTGGCCACCGCGGAGTAGCTGACCCGTTCCGCGCCGACGATGACGGCGCGGCGGCCGACGCTCTGGTGGTGCACATGGACGGCCTGCTGCAACTGCCCGGTGGTGAAGACACCGGCCGGCCGGGTGCCGGGCACCAGCCGGGCGCTGCGCGGGCGTTCCCGGGCGCCGGTGGCCAGGACGACGGCGGTGGCGGTGATCCGCTCCAGGCCGGTCGGGCCGGTGACGTCCACGGTCCGCGGCGCCGCCCAGCCGGTGGCCGTGACCCCCGTGCGCAGCACGGCCCCGGCGCGGATGGCGGCGGCGATGTGGTGGCGGGCGTAGTCCGGTCCGGTCATCACCCGGCGCAGATCGCGCAGTCCGAATCCGGTGTGGTCGCAGTGGCGGGGGATGCCGCCGGCGCGCTGTTCGCGGTCGAGGACCTCGACCCGGTCCACCCCGGCGGCGGCCAGCCGGGCGGCGACCGCGAGTCCGGCCGGTCCGGCCCCGACGACCAGGACGTCGACGGTGCGGTGGGTACGGTCGGTGGGGGTCATCGCCGGGCCTCCGTCCGGTCCTGGGCCGCGGTGGCCGCCTCGAACTGGGCACGCACCGCGGCGCCGCAGAAGAATCCCTGGCAGCGCCCGGCCAGGGCCCGGGTGCGGCGCCGGAGGCCGTCCAGCGAGGCCGGTGGCACGGTGGCGGTCAGCGCGTCGCGGATCTCGCCCCGGGTGACGCGTTCGCAGTGGCAGACCACGGTGCCGTACGCGGGGTCGGCGGCGATGAGGTCGGCGCGCTGGTAGGGGCGCGGAAACGCCTCGCCGATGGTGGGCATCCGCACGGACTCGATCTCCCGCTCCGGCCCGGGGTCAAGACCGCAGTCGACGAGCAGCTGCGCCACATGCGCGGCGATCGCCATGGAGGCGGTGAGTCCGGTGGAGCGGATGCCGCCCACGGCGACGTACCGCCGCCCGGGGTCGGCACGGATCTGGAAGTCGCCGTGCTCGGTGGCGGCGCGCAGCCCGGCGTAGACGGCGGTGACCTCCTCCTCCAGCAGCTCCGGCAGGATCCGCGCGCCCTTCTCGCGGAGCGAGGCCAGTCCGCCGGCCGACGATCCGGTGGCGGTCTTGTCGTCGAGGTCCTCGGCGGTGGGGCCGAGCAGCACATTGCCGTACACGGTCGGCGCCACCAGTACGCCCTTGCCGAGCGCGGTGGGCACCGGCAGCAGGATGTGGTCGACCAGGCCGCGGGCGAACTTGTCGAAGACGATGAGCTGGCCGCGGCGCGGGGTCACGGTGAACTCCTCGTGGCCGAGCCGCCGGTTGATCTCGTCCGAGTACAGCCCCGCGGCGTTCACCAGGTGACGGGTGCGCAGCACCCCGCGCGGGGTGGCGATCTCGTGGTGGTCCACCCCGGTGGTGATGGCCCCGGCCGGGCAGTTCAGATGCAGGGCGACGCCCGCGCGGACCGCCTGGGTGGCGTAGGCGAGCGTCGTCGTCCAGGGGCAGATGACGCTCTCGCCGGGGACCTCGAGCGCGCCGAGGGCGCCGGGGCCCAGGTGGGGTTCGCGGGCGTAGACCGCCTCGGTACCGAGGACGGCCGTCTCGTGGTAGCCGTTGCGGACGGCCTTCTCGGCGAGTGACGGCAGCGCGGCGAGCTGCTCCCCGTCCCAGGCGACGAGCAGCGCGCCGAGTGGTTCGAGCGGGATGCCGGTCTCGGCGGCGTAGGCGGTCAGCCGCTGGTAGCCCTCGCGCACCAGGCGGGCCTCCAGGGTGCCCGGGGTGGCGTCGAAGCCGGTGTGCAGGATCGCGGTGTTGGCCTTGGACGTACCGTTGCCGACGTCGTCCGACGCCTCGACCAGGGCGATCCGCAAGCGGTACCGGGCCAGTTCGCGGGCGATGGCGGTGCCGACCACCCCGGCACCGATGATGGCCACGTCGTAGACCTCGTCGGGGAGGTCACCCGTGGTCGTAACGGTCATGCTGGTCCCTTGCTCGGTGGTGGGCACGGCTCCTGGTGCGCGGGGTCCTCAGTCGTGGGCGGCGGCCGTCGGCGCCTGGTCCAGCAGCGCGGCCACGGCCGAGCGGAAGGCGGCCAGCCGCTCGGCGGCCCGCTCCGCGCTGATCCGCGGCTCGTAGACGGCGGCGGGCTCCCACGCGGGGACCGCATCCTCGACCGGCAGGCCCGGGTCCAGCCCCATCCGCGCGGCGGCGCCCACCCCCAGCGCCGTGGCGTCCGGCAGCGCCGACACCTCCACCGGCCGCTGCAGCAGATCGGCCTGGGTCTGCATCAGCAGCGCCGAGCGGGTCAGTCCTCCGTCGACCCGCAGGACGGTCAGCGGCGCGCCGAGGTCGGAGGCGGCCGCCTCGGCGATCTCCACGACCTGGGCGGCGATGCCCTCGCACAGGGCGCGCACCAGATGTCCGGCGGTGGTGTCGAGGCCGAGCCCGGTCAGCGAGCCCTTGAGGTCGCCGCGCCACCACGGAGCGGCGAGCCCGGCGAGCGCCGGTACGAAGGTGACTCCCCCGGCGTCGGGCACGGTCCCCCCGACCGGGTCGAGGTCCTGGGGTCCCTGGATCACCCCCAGGTCGCTGAGCCAGCGCACCGCGGAGGCGGCGGTGTACACCTGCCCGTCCAGGCAGTAGCTGGTGCGTCCGCCGAACCGCCAGGCCACACAGGAGACCAGGCCGTGGGGGCCGCGCAGGGGCCGGTCGCCGGTCTGGGCGAGGAGGAAGGCGCCGGTGCCGTAGGTGCACTTCGCGGTGGACGGCTCGGTCACCCGCTGCGCCAGCAGGGCGGCCTGCTGGTCGACGAGGAGCCCGGTGAGCGGGACCTCGCCGCCGAAGGCGGTGGTGGTGCCGACCGGCCCCGCGGCGTCGACGACGCGCGGCAGCCGTTCGGCGGTCAGCCCGTAGAGGTCCAGCGCCTTCGGGGACCAGGCGACGCGGTCGAGGTCGAGCAGCCCGGTGCGACCGGCGGTGGCGGCATCGGTGACGAACGCGCCGGTGAGCCGGTGGATCAGCCAGACATCGCTGGTGGTGACCACGCCCTCGCCGGTCAGATGGCGCCGGATCCACGCCATCTTGGGCGCCGCGAAGTACGGATCGAGGGGCAGGCCGGTGAGTTCGCGCAGCGTCTCGGCGTGCGGCGCGAGTTGCTCGCACACCGTGCGGGCCCGCCGGTCCTGCCAGACCAGGGCGTCGGTCAGCGGCTCTCCGGTGACGGGGTCCCAGGCCAGTACGGTCTCGCCCTGGTTGGCAAGACCGACCGCCACGACCGGCTCCCCCGCGGCGGCGAGCGCCTGCCGCCCGGCCTCGATGACCGAGGTGAGCAGCGCGGCCGGATCGACCTCGACCAGTCCGCCGGGCAGATAACGGGGCCGTACGGGCGCCTCGGCGGAGCCGACCACCCCGCGCTCCGGGCAGAGCACCAGCGCCTTGGTGCCCGAAGTGCCCTGGTCGATGGCGAGGACCGGGCCGGTCGCGGGGCCGGCCGGGGTGCGGTGGCGACGCTCTGCAGGCAGCATGTCCGGTTCTTCGCTCGGGACGGGCGGATCGCTTCGGGTTCGGGGGACGGCGCGCTCGCGGGACGGGGCGCGGATCTTGCCGGAAAGCCTGGTGCAGGCGCGGGGCGGGCGTCAAGACGGCCCGTTCGGGCACGGACCGGAGTCCCCCGTTCCCGAATCGTTGCGCCGGGACTATAAGATCCCTGCAACCATCCCCCAGGCACCTTGTTTTCCCGCGTCCGGTACGTCAGCTCCGTACGAAAGTCATCCGATGCCCGAGGAAGAGTTCCGCCCCGTGTACCACCCCGCGGGCTATGACGGCGGGCTGCGCGTGGCGCTGCAGGATCTGCGCACCGGACGCTGGATATCGATGCGCAATCTGCTCGCGGAGACCCCCACCTGGTCGCTGTGGACCCAGCGCACCCAGGTGCTGGCCACGGCCGCGGCGGGCTCCAATGTGGTGGACGCCTGGCGGACCGAGGAGCCGCAGAGCGTGGCGGCGCTGGTGATGCACACGCGGGTCGGGGTGGAGCGCGCGGTGCGCGCACACCGCGAGGGACACCCCCGCACCCGGGAGCTGTGGCGCGAGGCGTGGCAGTCCTGCCAGCTGGCCGCGCACCACTCCCCGGCGGATCCGGTGCCCTGGGTGTGTCTGCTGGCCCTGGCCCAGCTGGACAAGGAGCAGCGGCAGGAGGAACACCGGGTGGCCCCGCCGGGTCCGCTGCTGTTCCCCGGCCCCTGGGGGCTGCTGGCGGAGGCCGACCGGCGCGATCCGTACAACCGCGAGGCGTACCACCGGATGCTGCAGTTCGTGTACGCCCGGCGGGCCGGGGGTTCGCTGGCCGAGGCGGTCAACTTCGTGCAGTGGGTGGTCTCGGGTGCGCCCGAGGGGTCCGCGCTGCAGGTGCTGCCGCTGTACGTCCATGTCGAGCGGTACCGCGAGGAGCGGGGCTACGAGAAGGCGCTCGACCTTCACTGGGCCACCGAGGACGCCACCCGGGACGCGCGGAAGGCGCTGCTCGGCTGGTTCGACCACGCGGATGTCACGACGAGTTCCCTGCTCGATCTCAACCATCTGGCACACGCCCTGTGGGGCGCGCTGCTGTTCCCCGACGCGGCCCGCGTCTTCGAGACGCTGGGGCCGTACTTCACCCCGCTCCCCTGGGCCTACCGCACCCGCGACGCCGCCGACCGCGCGCTGGCTGAAGAAATGTTTCTTCGCGCCCGGGTCCGCTCACTGGCCGGCGCCCGTGGGCCAAGACCCGGGACCGGCGGCTGAGCCGATCTCCCCCACACCTGTACCACCCCTCGCCCGCCCCAGCATTCGGAGGTACATTCATGTCCACGGCATGGTCGAGTTCGAGTCCCGCCCCCCACCGGGACGATGAACAGCGGCTGCGTGAGCTCGGCTATCAACCCGTCCTGGCCCGCCGCATGGGCGGCTTCGGCAATTTCGCCATCAGTTTCTCGGTCATCTCCATTCTCTCCGGATGTATGACGCTGTACGGCTTCGGGCTGGACACCGGCGGTCCCGCGGTGATGATGTGGGGCTGGGTCGGAGTGGGGCTCTTCGTACTGTGCGTCGGACTCGCCCTGGCCGAGGTGACCAGCGCGTATCCCACCTCGGGAGCGCTGTACTACATGGCCGACCGGCTGGGCGGGCGCACCTGGGGCTGGTACACCGGCTGGCTCAATCTGCTGGGGCTGCTCGGGGCCATCGCCGGAATCGACTACGGCGCCGCCCTGTTCACCGGCGCGCTCTTCAACCTCCAGTGGGGATTCGATCCCACACCGGAATCGACCATGCTCATCTTCGTCTGCATTCTGCTGCTGCACGCGGCGCTGAATCTGTTCGGAGTGCGGCTGGTGAGCGTGCTCAACTCGGTCAGTGTGTGGTGGCATCTGGCGGGCGTCGCCATCATCGTCGGCGCGCTGGCGATCGTGCCCTCCCACCACCAGTCGCCCGAATTCGTCTTCACCGAGTTCGTCAATGACACCGGCTGGTCGAACCCGCTGTATGTGACCGCGATCGGACTGCTGCTCGCCCAGTACACCTTCTCCGGCTACGACGCCTCCGCGCATCTGTCCGAGGAGACCTCCAACGCCTCCGTCTACGCCGCCCGGGGGATCGTCCGCGCCATCTGGGTCTCCTGGGTGGCCGGGTTCGTACTGCTGGCCGGGCTCACCTTCGCCATCCAGGACTACACCGGCACCCAGGGAAGCGCCACCGGAGTGCCGCCGGCGCAGATCCTGATCGACGCCCTGGGCACGGGCGGCGCCACCGCGATGCTGCTCATCGTCATCGTGGCGCAGCTGTTCTGCGGGAACGCCGAGGTGGCGGCGGCCAGCCGGATGGTGTTCGCCTTCAGCCGGGACGGCGCGCTGCCGGGTTCACGGCTGTGGCAGCGGGTCAGCTCCCGTACCCAGACGCCGGTGCACGCGGTCTGGCTGTCGGTGGCGGTGGCGTGTGTGCTGGCCCTGCCGTCCCTGTACTCCGAGACCGCCTACGGCGCGGTGACCGCCATCAACGTCATCGGGATCACCCCCGCCTACGCCATCCCCGTCTTCCTGCGGCTGCGCGCCGGGGACCGGTTCCAGCCGGGCCCGTGGAACCTGGGCCGCTGGAGCAAGCCGGTGGGCTGGATCGCGGTGGTGTGGGTGGCGGTCGTGACGGTGCTGTTCTGTCTGCCGCAGTCCAGTCCGGTGACGGTGGACTCGATGAACTACGCCTCGATCGCGCTGGCCGTGGTGCTGCTGCTGGCCACGATCTGGTGGTTCGTGGCCCGTCGCTCGTACAACACGCCGTCCGCGTACGGCTCGGCGCGCGAGCAGGCGGAGATCGCCGAAGGCATCGTCTGAAGGTTCGTCGTATGGGTGAAGCCGGGTGCGGGAGGTTTTCGCACCCGGCTTCAACGGCTCATCCGGAGCGGCGCAGCGACTCGGCCGGGGGCCGCTCGCGGCCCGCGCCGTAGGCGAGGAAGTACGCGGGCGCCCGCTTCAGCCAGGGCGCCTTGGTCAGCACCTGGGCCAGCCGCAGCGGCTCCCCTCCGGCGACCGGTGAACGTCCCCGGAGCAGCGGCCCGATGACCCGGGCGTGGGCGATCCGCTGCAGCCCCTGCGTCGCGACGGTGGTCGGCCACCGGCGGCGCTGGACGGCGCGTACGTCGGCCAGGCCCACGGTGCCCTCGCGCAGCGGCCGGACCAGATGGCGGGCGGCGGCGACCGCGTCCTCCACGGCGAGGTTGATGCCGATCCCGAACACGGGCGACATCGCGTGGGCCGCGTCCCCGATGCACAGCAGTCCGGGGCGGTGCCAGCGGCGGAGCCGGTCCATCCGTACGTTCAGCAGCTTCACCTCGTCCCAGGACCGCGGGCCCGGCCCACGGTCGGCCGGCCCCCGCCGCATCCACGGGGTGGCCTCGGTGAACGCGGTGAGGAACCGGTCGAGACCTTCGGCGCGGCATTTGGCGTCGGCCCCCTTGGGGATCAGGGCGGCGCACTGCCAGTAGTCACCACGGTCGATCATCGCGGTGAGAAAGCGTTCACCGACATTGCCCACCAGCCCCTGGGGGTCGCTCTCCGCGCGCGGCAGCCGGAACCACCAGACGTCCATCGGGCAGGCGAACTCCTGGAGTCCGAGCTCGGGCAGGTCGCGGGCGAGCGATCCCCGGCCGTCGCAGGCCACGGTGAGGGTGGCGCGCAGCTCGCCGGTGGAGCCGCTCGCGCGGTCGCGGTAGCGCACCCCGGCGACCCGTCCGCGCTCCATGAGGAAGGAGGTCACCTCGGTGTTCGTCCGCAGTCGGAAGGCGGGTTCCCGCTCGGCCTCGTCCGCCAGCAGATCGAGCAGATCCCACTGCGGCACCATCGCCACGTAGTTGTACTTCCCCGGCAGTGAGCCGATCTCGCCGACCGTGAACAGTTCGCCGCCCCGCCCTATGGGCAGCTGGATGGAGTGCACATGCCGCTGCGGCAGGGCCGCGAACCGGTCGGCGAGGCCCAGGTCGTCCAGGAGCCTCAGCGTACTGGGGTGCACCGTGTCGCCGCGGAAGTCGCGCAGGAAGTCCCCGTGCTTCTCCAGGACGGTGACCTCCACCCCGGCCCGGGCCAGCAGCAGGCCGAGGACCATCCCGGCGGGCCCGCCGCCCACCACACAGCATGTGGTCCGCTCCATCTCATGGCTCCCTTCGACGTCCCCGAGGCCATGGGCACCCTCTCAGGACGGGTTACCCGGCGGCGCCGCGCCACACCGGCGCCGCGGGGGCTCCGGCGCCGCCGGTTCACGATCGGCTTGAATCTTCCCGCGCCCGCGTCCGTATCCCCGCGTGATGGTTGTGGGGCGCATAAGGAGGTCTGTATGGCAGCCGAATCCGATCCGGACCGACCAGCCGGGCGTCAGGTGATCGAGCCGACCGCCATCTTCCCCGCGACGCCGGAGTACGACGACGCCCCGGATGGGCCGGTCGAGGGGTGGATGGAGGAGCTCGACCTCTTCCGGCCGCCGGGCACCGAGCTGCCGCCCGAGGCGCCGACCATGGCGGACGACGACACCCAGGAGATGACGGGCGGCCCCTCCGCCGCCGACGCCTGGCCCCCGCAGGAGGCACCGGCCGCGCCCCAGCAACCGCCCGCACCGCCCGCACCGGCCGGGCGGCGCCCCAGCGCCGCCCTGCTGGTGCTGGCCGGACTCGGCGCGGGGGTCGTTCTCTCGCTGGTGGTGATGGTGGACCGGGACTCGGCGTCCGGCGCGGCCGAGGGCGGCGCGTCGGCCACACCGACCGCGTCCACCGCGCCCGCGACCTCCGGCGCGCCGCAGACGCCGAGCGCCCCCGCCTCGCAGGACCCGGACGACCAATTGCCGCCGCCGGGCGACCCGGGCGATGTGCTGACCCTCGGGAGCACCGGCCCGGAGGTCACCGAGCTCCAGAAGCGGCTGCTGCGGATCCCTAACGTGTATCAGGACGGGCCGGTCAACGGCGAGTACGACCAGACGCTGGCACAGGCCGTCTCCCGGTTCCAGGTGTGGTACGGGATCCGGGGCGACGCGAACGGGGTGTACGGGAGCGCCACACGGCGCGGTCTGGAGTCGCGCACCTGACGCCACGGCCGGAGGCGGACAGGGGCGGGACGCCCTCAGGCGGCGCCGAAGACCTGGGTCCAGTACGTGCCCGCGCGGCTGCCGGTGGCATGGCCGACGCCGATGTGGGTGAAGTCGGGCTTCAGGATGTTGGCGCGGTGACCCGGGCTGTTCATCCAGCCCCGCACCACCTCCTCCGGGGAGCGCTGGCCGCACGCGATGTTCTCGCCGATGCCGCGGTGGGCGGCCCCGGCGGCCCGGGCCCGGTCCCAGGGCTGATGCCCCTCGGGGCCGGTGTGGGAGTAGAAGTCGCGGGCCACCATGTCGTCGCTGTGTGCCTGCGCGGCCGCCGTCAGCCGCGGGTCCGGGGCGAGGGGCGCGAGCCGGGCTGCGGCGCGCTCCGCGTTGGTGAGGGAGATGACCTCGGAGGCCAGCCGCAGCAGCCCGTCCGGGGTGAACGGCCGGGCCCATACCGCCGTCCAGTAGACGTCCGTGGTGGGCCCGTCGGCCCGGCCGATGCCCAGGTGGACGATGGCCGGGTCGTGGAACGGGCCCCGGCGCTCGGCGCCTTCGAGGCAGTAGGCCACGAACTCGCGTGGGGTGCGCGGCCCGGAGACGATGTGCTCGGCGATGGTCAGCGGGCGGTATCCGTGCGCGGCGATCCGGTGGAAGAGCGAGGTGCCGTCCGGGCTCTCCAGAGCCAGCGCGCCGTGGGCGGCCATGGCCCGGGCGTGCGCCCCGGCCGCCGCGGTCAGCCGTCCGTCGAGGGCCACGGGCGCCGCCCCGGCCCGGGCCCGGGCCGCGTTCACCACGTCGAGGGCCTGCCGCGAGGCCCCGTCGGCGGGCGCGGGGGCGGTGGCGGGGGCGGTGGGCACAGGGGCGGGAGGCGCGAGAGGCATGGGAGGCACTGGCGCGGGTGGCGCGGGAGGCACCGGTGCGGGAGACGCGGGCGCGGCGGCGGTTCCGTCGTCGGCGACGTCGACGCCGAAGTCCCGGGCCACACCGGCCAGTCCGTCGGCGTACCCCTGGCCGATCGCCCGCACCTTCCAGCCGCCGCCGCGGCGGTAGATCTCGGCGAGCAGCAGCACCGTCTCCCGCTCGGGGCGCGGCGGGGCGAACCGGGCCAGCGGTGCTCCCCGCTCGTCCAGGACGCTCAGCACGGGCGCCGGGAGCCGCCCCAGCGGGGTGCCCGGGTCGGCGGGGCTGATGACGAGGGTGACCCGGGCGGCGCCGGGCCGCAGCGCCCGCGGCCGCAGGGTGACGGTGTCGCCGTCCAGCCGGGCGCCGGGCGCGGTGGGCTGGTTGAAGAAGACGAAGTCACCGTCGCCCGCGACCTTTCCGTCCTCGCCGCTGATCAGCGCGGACAGGTCGAACGGGCCCGGCACCCGGATGGTCAGCGAGCCGTCGGGCAGCGCCTGGTTCCCGCCGGGCACCAACTCGCCCATGTCCGCTCCTCACCGCCGCGTGTCTGGAAGCAACGCGTCAATGAGGGCAACGCCCGGGCGCCACCGGCGGTTCCGGCGGGCGCCCCGGCGCTGTGACAGCGGTCAGACCGGCACCGCCACGTACTTGTACTCCAGGAACTCGTCGATGCCGACGCGGCCGCCCTCGCGTCCGAGCCCGGACTGTTTGACGCCCCCGAAGGGGGCCGCGGGGTTGGAGACCAGTCCGGTGTTGAGGCCGACCATGCCGACCTCGAGCCGCTCGCTCACCCGCAGCGAGCGGTTGAGGTCCTGGGTGAACACATAGCCCACCAGACCCCATTCGGTGTCGTTGGCGGTGGCGAGGACCTCGTCCTCGTCGTCGAAGGTGAGCACGGCCGCGACCGGTCCGAAGATCTCGGTCTCCATCAGCCGGCTGGCCGGGGAGACGCCGGTGAGCACCGTGGGCGGGTAGAAGCAGCCGGGGCCCTCGGGGGTGCTGCCGCCGACCAGGACCTCGGCGCCGCGTGCCACGGCGTCCGCGACCAGCTCCTCGACCTTGGTACGGCCCGCCCGGTCGATGAGCGGCCCGACCTGGACACCGGCGCGGCTGCCGGGGCCGACCTCCAGCGCGCCCATGCGGCGGGCCAGCCGGTCGGCGAACTCCGCCGCCACGGAGGA encodes the following:
- a CDS encoding RNA-binding S4 domain-containing protein, yielding MASDEGSVRVDSWIWSVRLTKTRSMASSACRAGHVRVNGERVKPAHTVRSGDEVRLRHAGRDRIVVVSRIVRKRVGAPVAVECYVDNSPPPPPREHTVPIGLRDRGTGRPTKRDRRDMERLRGTPGGLG
- a CDS encoding FGGY family carbohydrate kinase — its product is MLPAERRHRTPAGPATGPVLAIDQGTSGTKALVLCPERGVVGSAEAPVRPRYLPGGLVEVDPAALLTSVIEAGRQALAAAGEPVVAVGLANQGETVLAWDPVTGEPLTDALVWQDRRARTVCEQLAPHAETLRELTGLPLDPYFAAPKMAWIRRHLTGEGVVTTSDVWLIHRLTGAFVTDAATAGRTGLLDLDRVAWSPKALDLYGLTAERLPRVVDAAGPVGTTTAFGGEVPLTGLLVDQQAALLAQRVTEPSTAKCTYGTGAFLLAQTGDRPLRGPHGLVSCVAWRFGGRTSYCLDGQVYTAASAVRWLSDLGVIQGPQDLDPVGGTVPDAGGVTFVPALAGLAAPWWRGDLKGSLTGLGLDTTAGHLVRALCEGIAAQVVEIAEAAASDLGAPLTVLRVDGGLTRSALLMQTQADLLQRPVEVSALPDATALGVGAAARMGLDPGLPVEDAVPAWEPAAVYEPRISAERAAERLAAFRSAVAALLDQAPTAAAHD
- a CDS encoding NAD(P)/FAD-dependent oxidoreductase; this encodes MTPTDRTHRTVDVLVVGAGPAGLAVAARLAAAGVDRVEVLDREQRAGGIPRHCDHTGFGLRDLRRVMTGPDYARHHIAAAIRAGAVLRTGVTATGWAAPRTVDVTGPTGLERITATAVVLATGARERPRSARLVPGTRPAGVFTTGQLQQAVHVHHQSVGRRAVIVGAERVSYSAVATLRRAGAEVAAMVTDQPRHQTHPARHLGTRLRHGVPLVTGATVAELTGRVRLESVRLRHRDGRTAAIGCDTVVFTGDWIPDHELARSAGIALDPGTRGPATDAEFRTGEPGVFAVGNLLHPVETADIAALDGRFAAAPVLRHLTGVPWTPGPLPVRVEAPLLWISPNRLTPDGPRPPHGRFTLRTERFLTRPVLTVSQDGRTLHRGRLPHTAAPNRPFHLPADWIAGADAHGGPVRITAD
- a CDS encoding NAD(P)/FAD-dependent oxidoreductase, whose amino-acid sequence is MTVTTTGDLPDEVYDVAIIGAGVVGTAIARELARYRLRIALVEASDDVGNGTSKANTAILHTGFDATPGTLEARLVREGYQRLTAYAAETGIPLEPLGALLVAWDGEQLAALPSLAEKAVRNGYHETAVLGTEAVYAREPHLGPGALGALEVPGESVICPWTTTLAYATQAVRAGVALHLNCPAGAITTGVDHHEIATPRGVLRTRHLVNAAGLYSDEINRRLGHEEFTVTPRRGQLIVFDKFARGLVDHILLPVPTALGKGVLVAPTVYGNVLLGPTAEDLDDKTATGSSAGGLASLREKGARILPELLEEEVTAVYAGLRAATEHGDFQIRADPGRRYVAVGGIRSTGLTASMAIAAHVAQLLVDCGLDPGPEREIESVRMPTIGEAFPRPYQRADLIAADPAYGTVVCHCERVTRGEIRDALTATVPPASLDGLRRRTRALAGRCQGFFCGAAVRAQFEAATAAQDRTEARR
- the lpdA gene encoding dihydrolipoyl dehydrogenase codes for the protein MSAHFDVVVLGAGPGGYVAAIRAAQLGLTTAVVEERYWGGVCLNVGCIPSKALLRNAELAHLFIHEAKDFGIRVNGDVTVDYRDAFERSRKVADGRVKGVHYLMKKNKITQFEGRGAFTGPHDMLVTRSGGGTETLTFDHCVIAAGSITNLLPGTSLSERVVTYEEQILSPALPGSVLIAGAGAIGVEFAYIMHSYGVQVTLVEFMDRIVPLEDEEVSAELTRRFRRLGMNILTSTRVEAINDTGPAVKVMVTTGGQRQTLQAARVLQAIGFRPRVDGYGLEHTGVRLTERGAIGIDGRCRTNVPHIFAIGDVTAKLMLAHAAEAMGIVAAETIAGAESMELDYVMIPRATFCQPQIASFGWTEAQARERGFDVRVAKFPFTANGKAQGLGDPVGFVKLIGDGRHGELLGGHLIGPEVTELLPELTLAQQWDLTVHEVARNVHAHPTLSEAVKEAVHGLAGHMINF
- a CDS encoding amino acid permease, producing MSTAWSSSSPAPHRDDEQRLRELGYQPVLARRMGGFGNFAISFSVISILSGCMTLYGFGLDTGGPAVMMWGWVGVGLFVLCVGLALAEVTSAYPTSGALYYMADRLGGRTWGWYTGWLNLLGLLGAIAGIDYGAALFTGALFNLQWGFDPTPESTMLIFVCILLLHAALNLFGVRLVSVLNSVSVWWHLAGVAIIVGALAIVPSHHQSPEFVFTEFVNDTGWSNPLYVTAIGLLLAQYTFSGYDASAHLSEETSNASVYAARGIVRAIWVSWVAGFVLLAGLTFAIQDYTGTQGSATGVPPAQILIDALGTGGATAMLLIVIVAQLFCGNAEVAAASRMVFAFSRDGALPGSRLWQRVSSRTQTPVHAVWLSVAVACVLALPSLYSETAYGAVTAINVIGITPAYAIPVFLRLRAGDRFQPGPWNLGRWSKPVGWIAVVWVAVVTVLFCLPQSSPVTVDSMNYASIALAVVLLLATIWWFVARRSYNTPSAYGSAREQAEIAEGIV